The sequence TCATCAGACACCTTGTCTATGATTCTCTTGTTTTCCTCAAGGCGGTCCAGGTAGTATTTTCTTTTTTCGCCGTCAACGATCTTGCAGCGGCTTGCATTGACCAGTGACTCGATAAGCGCTGAAAAGCCCCTGTTGAACGGCCTTACTGAGGGGTCATTTATGACAAAGTCCCTAATCGTTCCGTAAATGAAGTAGATGTTTGCATCGTTTTTAATCGGGAAATCTTCAGGTGTTTTCATTTCAATCTCGTCAACGCCTATAACCATATATGAAGGAACGTCCTTTAAAATTGCGATGTCCTCATCGTCGGTGTAGTATTCGTCTGAAAGCTTATCTATCGTTGATGCTGTAAACACCATAGGGTCCTGCGTAACGTTAACTACATATTCTCTTGTTTCCTGAATGTTTTTAAGGGTTTTTGACCCTTCAAATATTCTGCACATTACCTTATCGTCGCCGAGATAAATGAATGCAAATGCGCCGGCATTCTTCTCTTTTTGAGAATCAATTGTGGTATAAATGCATTCGTATTGCTGGTGAGTATATATGCCGATGCTCGTTAAGTCGTATTTCATAATATCGCTTCATTAATTTAAATCTGTAATCAATTATTTCAATTAATCAGATAAAACTATCAATATAATTAATCGTTAATGCCATTAAAATAAAAAAAGAAAATGAGTTAATTTCTCGCGAAGAGAAATTATAATTTGATTTTGATATCCAGTGCGCTTGAGCCTTCTTCGTAAACAAAGATTGGGTTGATGTCAAGCTCGGATATTTCTGGGAAGTCCAGGGTTAATCTGGCTACCCTTTTGACTGCTTCTTTTACTTCGTCGATATCACAGGCTGCTTCGCCTCTGTATCCTTCAAGCAATTTGGAAACCTTTGTGGAATTGATCTGCTCATCGATTTCCTGGGAGGACAGGCCTTTGGCCAGCTTGAATGATACGTCTTCAATGAGATTGACGTAGATTCCGCCCATACCGAATGCAATCATAGGTCCGAACTGCTTGTCCTTTATCATACCGACAATAACTTCCTGACCGGTTTCCATCATTTTCTGAACTTCAACGCCGTCAGGCACGATGTCTGGGTGTGCTGCCTTTGCGTTTGCAATGATTTCATCATAGGCTGCCTTGGTTTCCTCAGGAGTTGCGATTCCAACCTTTACTCCGCCGATATCTGACTTGTGCAATATCTTGTCTGATGCGATTTTAAGAACTACAGGGAATTCCATTTCCTCTGCAAGCTCAGCCGCTTCATCAGCGGAAGTTGATAGCTTGATAGGTGCTGCTGAAATTCCGTATGCTTCAGCTACAGCGTAGGCTTCGCTTCCTAAAAGGGTGTCCCTTCCGTCGGCTTTAACCTTATCGAAAATGGCTTTAACTGCATCCTTGTCCACATCATTAATGTTTTCGACAACGTCATCGTATTTCCTTTCGCCAAGCTTTGCGAAGTTGGTCATTGCGGATAATGCCTGTACTGCGGTTTCAGGGAAAACGTATGTAGGAATGTTGTTTTCTCTTAAAACCTCATTTGCGTTTTCAAATGTAGGACCGCCCATGTTGACTACGATGATAGGTTTTTTGGAGTCTTTTCTTCCGTCAAGTATTGCCTGTGCGATTCCGTCAGGGTCTGCTGAAGCGGTAGGACATACCATAACGATTAAACTGTCAACCTTTTCGTCGTGAAGTACGATGTCGAGTGATTCCTGATACCTGTTGACCGGAGCGTCACCCAATACGTCGATAGGGTTGTTAGCGCTTCCTTCATCTGGAATGCAATCCTTAAGTCTTTTGGTGGTTTCTTCATCGAATTTGACAAGGTCCAATCCTACCTTTTCCATTGCGTCCACGGTCAGTACTCCGCCTCCTCCGGCGTTTGTAATGATTGCAACGTTGCTTCCCTCAGGAAGAGGTGCTTTGGAGAATGCAAGACCTATATCGAAGAGTTCGGCCATGGTTTCAACACGCATGATTCCGGACTGTCCGAATGCGGTGTCGAATGCAAGATCACTTCCGGCAAGTGCGCCGGTGTGTGAGGATGCTGCCTGTGCTCCTGCTGATGAGGAACCTGATTTAAGAATGATAATAGGTTTTTTGACTGCGGTTTCCCTCATGGTTCTCACGAAGTCGTCATCGTCTGAAATGGATTCGAGATAACAGATGATTACGTTTGTTTCATCGTCTTCGGCCAGATACTGGAGCAGTTCGATTTCATTGACTCCTGCCTTGTTACCGAGACTGATTACTTTACTGAATCCGATTCCTGAAGTGATACTCCAGTCGATAATAGCCACCATCATTGCTCCGCTCTGTGAGATGAATGCAATGTTTCCGGTTGGTGGCATCATTTGTGAAAATGAACCGTTCAGCGGTGTGTGTGAGTCCGTGATTCCCAGACTGTTTGGTCCGATTATGTTTATTCCGTATTCCTTTCCGAGTGCGGTCAGTTCCGCTTCCAGTTTGGCTCCTTCTTCACCTACTTCCTTGAAACCGGCAGTAATTACAACAAGGTTTTCAACGCCGGCTTCACCACAGTCACGTACGGTATCGTTAACGAAAACTGACGGGATGGTGATTATTGCCAAATCCACTTTTTCAGGAATGTCTTTTATGCTTGCATATGCTGTTTTACCTAGAATCTCTCCACCTTTCGGATTTACAGGGTATATTGCACCTTCAAATCCGTCGTTGATTAAATTGTCTACAATGATGTATCCAACTTTTCCAGGTGTGTTTGAGGCTCCGATAACGGCCACAGATTCAGGTTTAAACATCTTATTGAGATCTATCATATAAATTTTCTCCTTTAATATTTAACATCTAATTTATAATGATAAATAATTAACAATTATTTATGTTTAAATATTTACTTTTATTATTATATAAATATATTGATAAAAATTAATTTTAAAGCCTTATAAATTAATTTAATTTATTTTAAATGATTTTTTGAATAGTCGAATATGAAATTTTACAGGGTCATATGAAAATGATTTAATATTAGAATTCATATAACTATATATAAATATTTCATAAAATTTGATTAAAAGTGAGGAGGATTATGAGTTTAATCATAGCGTATGTTGGAAAGAAAGGCTGTGTAATGGCCAGTGACAAAAGAAGAATAGCTTATTTCGGGACAAATAGGCAGGCACTAGAAGACGAATTGTACGATGGAAGTATCACAACTGATGAAGAACTTTTAATAAGATCAAGAGAACTCGATGTTCCAATCAAACTAACAGATGATGCCGATAAGTTAAGGATTGTAGGCAATACCATCAGGGGCGAAGTAAGTACCAAGGGAACTCATGAAACAAAAAGGAAACGTATTTACGGAACCACGAACGGTTATCAGGTTGTAGAGCTTATAGGCTCCGAGACCAAATCACGTCAGGCCGGCGAAAAGGGCATTATTTTATTCGGAAACGATTTCGCCAAAAAACAGGCTGAAACGTTAATTAAAAGAAGATGGAAAGCTTCCCACAGCTTAAGGCTGATGGGTGAAATCTTTGAAGACATATTAACGGAAATCTCCCAGAAGACTCCTACAATAGGAAAGAGTTTTGACATTCTGATTCAGCAACCTAATTTTACTCCTTCAGAGGCTCAAAAGCATCTTAACATTACTATCGATGCGGACATTAAGGTTTTAACCAAATACCGCCAGCAGCTTACTGAAGAGATGATTGAAAAGACCAGAGAAATCCAGCTGGCCAATAAAATCATCAACGACGGTGCAATAGGCAAGGTGGAATCAATCGACGGCAGGATGGTTGAAGTCAGGCTTAACGACTCTACTCAGGCGTTTAACTTTAACTGGAAGCCTCTGGCAGGCCCTAACCAGAAGGTCATCATGTTTTCCACAAGCGATGACATTAAAATCGGCGACAAGGTCGTTATTAAAGACGAGGTCTTATGTCTTAAGAAGAACAGTTCCCCATTGACATGTGATATTATCCTGTGTTCACTATGAGGAATTATAAATGAAGCTGATATTCTTGGGAACCGGCGGAGGAAGATTTTCTGCCATAAACCAGAGAAGAATGACGGGCGGATTCAGAATCGACAATCTTGGAGGAAAGAATTACCATATCGATCCCGGCCCTGGCGCATTGGTTAGAACATACCAGTTCGGCCTCGATCCGAGAAACATAAATGGAATCTTCGTTTCCCACGCCCATACTGACCATTACAACGACGCCGAGATATTAATCGAAGCGATGACGAATGGAATGACTCAGGAACAGGGTCACGTTATAGCTTCCAAAAGCGTTTTGTCAGGTTATAAGGAATGGGGACCATGCATTTCAAAGTATCACCAGTCAAAATCAAACATTCTGGAAGTCGAAAAGGATGACATCAGGTATTTCGACAACTGCCTTTTGAAGGCTACCCCAACCGTTCACGGAGACCCCGTAGGGGTAGGTTTCCAGATTGACTACAAAGGATTTAAGATTTCATACACTTCGGATACCGCTTATTTTCCTGAATTATCCAAGGCCCATGAGAATGCCGACATCCTGATATGCAGCGTACTGCGTCCGGGAGGAAAGGCAATAAAGGGGCATTTATGCACAAGCGGATTTATCAGAATGATTAAGGAAATCAAGCCAAAGCTGGCAATCATGACCCATCTTGGCCTTAAGATGATTTCAAACAATCCTATCGGTGAGGCTAAAAAGATTACTCGCATAACGGGCGTAAAGACTTTGGCCGCATTTGACGGGCTGTCACTTGACATCAACTACAACAATCCCGCAAGGGCACGTATAGTTTCCCTAAAAGACGTTGATGCTCCATATCACGGTTCAAACAGCAACCTGTCAAGGTTCGAGCGCAAAAACGCAAGCAAGCTTGCGGCTAAAAATGGGGAAAGCGACGAATTCACGATGATTCGAAGAAAAAGGAATTAGCTTTCAAGATTGCTCGGATGGATGAATCCCGAACGAATCATGTGGTCTGCAAGCACTATGGCGGTTGATGATTCGCTTACGACAGTTACCCTAGGGCAGATGCACGGATCGTGCCTTCCCTTAATCTCTATTTTTTTGTTTTCCATTTTAGAAATGTCAACTGAGGACTGGCATTTTGAAATTGAAGGGGTTGGCTTAACCGCAATTCTTGAAACTATAGGCATTCCGTTAGTCATGCCGCCGATTATTCCGCCTGAATTATTTGTTTTAGTTTTTACTTTATCATTTTCAATTAAGTATTCGTCGTTGATTTCGCTTCCTGACTTATCGGCAACTTCAAAGCCCAGGCCGATTTCAACGCCCTTGACGGCGCCTATGTTCATCAGTATCCTTGCCAGATCACCGTCAAGCCTTTCAAAGACAGGCTCGCCAAGACCTGCGGGAACGTTAACTGCAATCGTTTCAACTATTCCACCGACGGAGTCTCCATCCACCTTTTTGGCCAGTATCAATTCTTCCATCTCTTCGGCCGCCTTCAGGTCGGCGCAGCGAACGGGATTTCTTTCAATATTTTCCTTTATCTCGTCAAATGACATCTTTCGTGCCTTGACGTCACCGATTTGAACAACGTGAGATACTATTTCAATGTTGTGTGTTTTCAATAGCTTTTTGGCAACGGCACCTCCGATAACGTGGCCGATTGTTACCCTGCCGCTTCCACGGCCGCCTCCGTTATAGTCGTAGTTTCCGTACTTGCTCATCCAGCCAAAGTCTCCGTGTGAAGGGCGTGGAGTGTCCTTAAACATTGAATAGTCCTTTGAATGCTGGTTCTTGTTGAAAACCACTCCGGTTATAGGCGTTCCGTCGGTCTTTCCTTCAAAGATTCCGGATAAAATTTGAACCTCATCGGCTTCCTTTCTGGGTGTAGTAACGCTGCTCGTTCCAGGCTTTCTTTTATCCAGCTCTTTTTGAATATCTTCACTGCTCAGTTCAAGATTTGCAGGACATCCGTCAATGACTGCACCGACGGCTGTTCCGTGACTTGAACCGAAACTTGTTATTTGAAACTTTTCCCCAATTTTATTAGACATAATATTATCCTTTGTAAGTTAACCATAATTAATTTATCTTATTAATGTGAAAAGATTATATCAAGGTGAATTAAAATGCAGTTTCCAATTACAAGAATGAGAAGATTAAGGAAAAATTCTAAAATCCGTGACATTGTACGTGAAACAAAGCTTCAAAAGGAAGATCTGATTTATCCGATTTACTTTAAGCAGGAACTTACGGGTGATGAAAAAGAGGAAATCTCATCCCTTCCGGGAGAATACAGATACTCTCTTGAAAGCGGTGTTGCCTTTGCAAAGCAATTGGAGGAAAAGGGATTAAGGTCAATAATCGTTTTCGGAATTCCTCCGGAGGATGAAAAGGATGAGATAGCCACGCCGGACTATGCCGATACAGGAATCGTCCAGAAAGCTATCCGTGAGCTTAAAAAAGAGACCAATCTGGTTGTAATAAGCGACGTGTGCTTATGCCAGTACACTTCACACGGCCACTGCGGAATGATTGTCGAAAATGACGATACCGATGACGGAATCGAGATATTAAACGACGAGTCCCTTGAATACATCGCAAAGGTCGCCTTATCCCACGCACGTGCCGGTGCAGACATAGTGGCCCCTTCAGACATGATGGACGGAAGGGTCGGCGCCATAAGGCAAGCTCTTGATGAAAACGGGTTTTATAACGTCATGATAATGTCTTATTCCGCAAAATACGCTTCAGCATTCTACGAGCCGTTCCGCCAGGCGGCCTGCTCATCACCACACAAGGGAGACAGGAAAAGCTATCAGATGGATCCTGCAAATGCAGCAGAAGCAATCCGTGAATGCGAGCTGGACGTCATTGAAGGATGCGACTTTTTAATGGTAAAGCCTGCCCTGCCTTATCTTGACGTCGTAAGGACGGTAAGGGACGAATTCATGCTCCCATTGGTTGCATATAATGTAAGCGGAGAGTATGCAATGATTATGGCAGCCATTGAAAAAGGCTTTTTAACCGAAAGGGCAATAATGGAATGTCTGCTTTCAATCAAAAGGGCAGGAGCGGATTTGATTATCACGAATTTTGCGCCTAAAGTTCTTTTTGGGGACATGATAGAGTGAAAAGCGAAGAGATTGCAAAGATAGCCCAGATAGCATCAGCGCTGGAGGTAAGCGGATATCCTAAGCCGGGAAATGTTCACAGAACCCGTGACTATGACGACATGGTCTTTGAGGACTTTGTAATAAGCGGGATTGTAATTGGAGACACAATAAGAAAGGCAACAACGGACGTTGACGTTGAAAATCCTCAGCTGGGCAGATACATCCTCGAAGCGGTTGATGAAACCGACAGGTGGATTAAAAACAACACGAATCTGGGAATCGTCATGATGATAACGCCGATTGCAGCTGCAGCTGCAATAAGCGATGACTTTGATGAAATCCGTCCAAATATTGTTAAATTAATGGCAAATACCTCTGTGGATGACGCATGCGATTTGTATGATGCGATTAACATTGCTGATGCCGGGGGAATGGGAGACCAGGACGAATATGACGTCGCATCGGACAATGCCAAGAATGAACTTAGAGAAAATAAGCAGACCATGTATGATGTTTTAAAGATTTCAGCACCATGGGACATGCTTGCCCGTGAAATGACCTTCGATATGCCTGCAGTTTTTGAAATTGGCTATCCGACATATCACAAGCTGAAAGAGGAAAAATCCCTAAACGACGCCTGCGTGCTGACGTTTCTGACGATTCTTTCTCAAGTGCCCGACACGCTCATTTCAAGAAAGTACGGTTCAGATGAGGCCATGAAAATATCTCTGATGACAAGGGATCTGCTTAAGTTAAAGGATGCGGACGATTTTGATGTTAAGCTTCAGGAATTCGACGATTATCTCTTTGAAAACCATTACAATCCAGGCACAACAGCAGATTTGACTGCAGCGTCAATATTCGTGAGCAATCTGAAAACTCACTTCTGAATGGGGGAAAATAACATTAATATAAGACTGGAATCCGAAAAGGACTATCTTGAAGTTGAAAACCTTGTAAGGGATGCCTTCTGGAACGTATATCGCCCCGGCGCATTTGAACACTACATCGTCCATAACTTAAGAGACGATGACTCTTTTATTGCCGATTTGGCCTACGTCATTGAATGTGACGGTCAGATAATCGGCCACATTAATTATTCGAAGGGATTCCTTGATTATGGTGATGAAAAAAGAGATGCGGTTGTATTGGGGCCTGTAGCTATTCATAAGGATTATCAAAAGCGTGGCCTTGGCTCCTGCCTTATAGAATACACTCTGGGATTGGCTGAAAGTAAGGGAATTCCATTTGTCTTTGTCATAGGTGATGAAAGCTATTATCACAGATTCGGCTTTGTATCAGCATCAGGATATGATATTTATCTGGACGGAACAGACACTTCACAGGACTGTCCATTTTTCATGATTAAGGTATTTGATGAAAGTAAAATATTAAATAAACGGACGATATTTCATAACCCTCAGGTATTTGACGTTAATGCAGATGACGCCGATGAATTTGATAAGAATTTTGAATATAGGCAAAAGTTGGTTTTGGATGCTCAGCTTGAATAAATAATGACTGGTATTTCTTGAAATGATTTGTGTTAATATTTCCATGCACAATTTTTATATATGATGTTCTACAATAATGTTTATTAGAGAATTTTTAATTAAATTCCATTTTGTGAATTTTTTTCACTAAAACATAACCATGGGTTTAATCAATGTCTACGAGTCATTTGTGGAATTATTTAGGTAGTTCTGCATTTGGTCATTGATTTTTTTAATATAATTATAATTATTTTTCTTATTTTCAATGATTTTTCAGTAATTTACAATTAACTAGTGATAAGATGAAATACTTAATAATTAACGGTTCTCCAAGAAGAAAAAATACATACGGTGCAGTAAAACAGCTTATAAGTGATTTTGACGCTGAGTTTGAAGAAATCCATTTGATCGAAGAGCAGATTCCGTTCTGCATAGGATGCTTTAACTGTTTTGTTGAAGGAGAAAGTACATGCCCTCATTTCAGTAAAGTCAATCCGATAGTTGAAAAAATCAGGCAGTGCGATGGAATCATTATCGCTTCACCGGTTTACGCCCTGAATGTTACTTCTCTTTTAAAGAACTTCCTTGACCATACCGCTTATTTCTATCACAGGCCGCAGTTCTTTACAAAAAAGGCGCTGGTCGTTGTTACTACTGCCGGAGCTGGTCATAAGAAAGTGGCTAGCTATATTGATGAAACATTAAGGCATTGGGGAGTCAATAAGGTCTATAAGATATCAATTGCTTTGGGCGGAGAGGAATCCGTTGACACCTCAAGATATGTCAAAACCGCCGAGAAATTCTTCCGTGATGTGGAATCAGAAAAGCTGCACTCTCCTTCATTTGGTGACGTTACCTATTTTGCAGCCTGGAAGGCAATGAACTATGTTGAAGAGCCAATCAAGGCAGATAATGAATTTTGGACTTCGACAGGTTTGATCAATCAGGATTACGGCCAGGAAGCCAATCTGAATATTGTAAAAAAACTCTACTCAAAAATCATTTTTAGAATATTCAAAAGAATGTTTTGATTCATTTAAAGTAATCCCTGTGCTTTTTCAGGTAGTAATTGATGTAGAGGTAACTGATTAGTGATCCGACAGCCATTCCGCAGACAAGACCTGCGTATATTCCAACATCACCCCAGTTAAAGACAAATCCGAAAAGTCCTGCAAATATGATTTCCAGGAGAAACGCCCTTAATATTGTCAATATCAGTGAAATCGTTCCTTTTCCCATGCTCTGGAATAGGTTTCCGGCTATTACTCCTAAAGGCATCAGCAGTAAAAAGAAACATAAGATTCTGATTGCTTCGGCCACTCTTTCTGAAAGCATCGCACTGTCTGCTGAATATGAAAATACGTAGGAGAAAGGCTCTGCAAATATAAAGAATGTTGCGCAAATAACGATTGATGAAATCAAACCCAGTTTAATGCCGTAGTTAAGTGCGGTTTTCATGTTGTCGTAGTTTCGAGCTCCGTAGGCCGCTCCTCCAACGGTCAGGCTGGCCACGCCGATACCGATTAATGGTGCTATTCCAACGGCCACCAGTCTCCACGTTGCTGTATATGCTGCAACTGCTATGGTTCCCACAAGAATGGTGAGCCAGTAATTCATTAAAATTGAATTGAAGGATATGATGAACTGCTCTAGGCTTGCGGGAATTCCCACAACGAGAATGTCCTTGTAGATGTTTATGTCCCTTTTGTATTCGCTCAGTTTGATTTGAAGAAAGCTGTCCTGCTTTATAAACATCCAGTAAATCATCGCAATCATCGGAAGTGTTGCAGCAATCACGGTAGCTATTGCCGCTCCGGTTATGCCCCATCCCAGGACATAGATGAAAATCGGGTCCAAAATCATGTTGAAAATCGCCGTAAACATCAGAGGGTAGGATGCCCTTTTGATTTCACCCTGTGAGCGGAATATCGCAGACATCATTGCAGGGATAAAGACGGAATAGACTCCTCCAAGAACGATATATCCGTAATCTAAAGTCAGTCCAATGACTTCGGCTGCACCCATCCTAATGAGCAAATCCTTTAAAATCACAAGAATAAATGCAGTAAATATCACTGTTACGATAATGCTTAATATTATGGAATGTATTGCGCTGTTTCCGGCATCCTCATACTTTTCGGCTCCGATATATCTTGCTATGAGGCTGTTTGCTCCAGCTCCAAGGCCGTTTGCAAATCCAACGAATGCCAGAAATACTGGAGTTACAAAACCCACCGCAGCCAGAGGGCCGGCTCCAAGCCCCGCAACCCAAATTCCGTCGATAATATTGTTTAAAACCATGAACAGGTTGCTTATGATGATTGGAATTGCCAGCTTGTTTATTGCCTTTTTCGGGTGATTAACTATCAAATCAATATCTTCAGTTTTCTCCATTTTTATCCCAGTTTCTTGATTTTTACAATATATTTATTAACATATTCAAATATATATTATATTATTATTAATGATTACATTAAGATGGTGTTTAAATGAGTGAGGATATTGAAAAAACCATTAATGAATTACATATTTATGAAAAAATGTTATTAAAAGAATTAGAGGCTAACCCTCAGGCTGCTCCTGAAGATATAGCTGAAAATACTGGCATGGACATAAAATCAGTTATGAGCGCAGCAGGTTCACTTGCTTCTAAAGACATTATTGAAGTTGACAAGAAAGTTGAGGAAACCTATTCCCTCACCGAAGACGGGCTCAAGTATGCCGAAGAGGGACTTCCGGAAAGGAAAATACTCGATGTTCTGGCAAGCAAGAAACGTATCGACATGAAAGACCTGGCCGATGAAGCGGGCATCGACAAAAAGGAAACTGGAATTGCAATCGGATGGCTTCGCCGAAAGAAATGGGCTCAAATTGATAAGGGTGTTGTCAACATCACCGATTTTGGTAATGACTTTGTTTCAAAGATGGACGTTGATGAAAAGGTTCTGGAATATTTAAAGGCCAATGCTGACGGAGTAAAGCTGTTCACTGACGACTTGCTTGAAGGATTCAATAAATTAACTGGAAGAAAAAACATTTTGAACATTAAAAAGGAAGCCTCACATTCCTTTAAAATCCTTCCGAAAGGTGAAGAAATATTGAATCACGGTTTTATAATCCAAAAGCAGGCTACCCAATTAACTCACCAGCAATTGAAAGACGGTGAGTGGAAAAGCCTTCAGTACCGTCCATATGACATTAACGCAGAAGCTCCTGTAATATTTGCGGGCAAAAAGCATCCGTTAAGGGTCATCATCGATGAAATTCGTGAAATATTTTTAAACATGGGATTTTCAGAAGACAACGGGGAATATGTCGAATCTGCGTTCTGGAATTTCGATTCACTTTTCCAGCCTCAAGATCATGCAGCACGTGAAATGCAGGACACTTTCTATCTCAAGAATCCTTTAACCTGCGATTTGCCTGATGAGGAACTGGTTAAGTTAACGGCCGAAACCCATGAAACCGGTGGTGGAACGGGTTCTATCGGCTGGCAGTACGACTGGAGTGAAGACATTGCGCGCCAGAGTGTTTTAAGAACCCATACGACCGGAATTTCAACAAAGCACCTTTATGAGCATGAGCCTCCAATCAAGATGTTTTCAGTCGGAAGGGTTTTCAGAAGAGAGACTTTCGATTACAAGCATTTGCCTGAGTTCCATCAGGTAGAAGGACTCGTTTGTGATGAAAATATCAGCTATCAGAATCTTTTAGGTACATTGAAGGAATTTTATAAGAAACTAGGATTCGAGGTCAGGTTCCGTCCTGCCTACTTCCCTTACACTTATTTATCTACAGAAACTGAAATCTATCTGGAGGAAAAGGAAAGCTGGATTGAGCTTGGAGGAGCCGGAATGTTCCGCCCGGAAGTTTTAAAGCCATTGGGAATCAACCAGCCTGCACTGGCATTCGGTTTGGGTATTGAAAGGCTTGCAATGATTAGATATGATGTATCCGATATCCGTATGCTTTACAAAAGCGACATCAAATGGCTTCGCGAACTGAAACTGGATGACGGGGTGAAACTCTAATGACAATAAAGCTGGTTTCATGGAATGTCAATGGAATAAGGGCAGTATCCAAAAAGGAAGAGTTCTGGGACTGGTTTGAAAACACCGACGCAGATATCATTAACTTCCAGGAAGTGAGAGCCACGAAAAAGGACATTCCAAAGAGATTGGCTAACCTTGAAGATTGCGAATCCCATTTCATCGAAGCCGAAAAGAAAGGCTACAGCGGCGTTGGAACCTACTCAAAAATCAAAACGGTCAATGTCACTAATGGACTGGGAATCGAAGAGTTCGACAGCGAGGGAAGGGTTTTAAAAATAGAATACGATGACTTTATTCTGTATAACATCTACTTCCCGAACAGCGGAATGAATGCAAAGCGCCTTGATTTTAAGGTGGCATTCTGCGATGCTTTATTGGCCGAACTGAAAGAGCTTAAGGCTCAGGGAAAGAACCTCGTAATCACCGGAGACTACAATATAGCCCACCACCCGATTGACGTTTACAATCCGAAAAACTGTGAAGGAAAGTCAGGATACCTTCCCGAAGAGCGCGCATGGCTTGACGAGCTTGAAAAGGCAGGATTCATTGACACTTTCAGAATGTTTGACGAGGGAGAGAACAATTTCACCTGGTGGAGCTACCGTACCCGAGCACGTGACAGGAACGCCGGGTGGAGACTGGATTATTTCTATGTGAATGAGGAAATTAAGGATAATGTTAAGTCAGCTTCCATATTGAGCGACATTTACGGTTCAGACCACTGTCCTGTAACTTTGGAGCTGGATTTCTAGAATGATTAATAGCAGGGGGTAAAAAAATGTTGAGAAATGAAGAGGAAAATCGTGTAGTATTTTTTGATGTGGATGATACGCTTTTGGATACTTCCGCATTTGCGCAGACTGCAAGAAAGGCAGCTATTGAACTGATGGTTGACAACGGACTTCCATTGGATAAGGATGAAGCCTACGGTGTTTTAAAAACAATCATCCGTGAAAAGG comes from Methanobrevibacter millerae and encodes:
- a CDS encoding flavodoxin family protein, which gives rise to MKYLIINGSPRRKNTYGAVKQLISDFDAEFEEIHLIEEQIPFCIGCFNCFVEGESTCPHFSKVNPIVEKIRQCDGIIIASPVYALNVTSLLKNFLDHTAYFYHRPQFFTKKALVVVTTAGAGHKKVASYIDETLRHWGVNKVYKISIALGGEESVDTSRYVKTAEKFFRDVESEKLHSPSFGDVTYFAAWKAMNYVEEPIKADNEFWTSTGLINQDYGQEANLNIVKKLYSKIIFRIFKRMF
- a CDS encoding triphosphoribosyl-dephospho-CoA synthase, whose protein sequence is MKSEEIAKIAQIASALEVSGYPKPGNVHRTRDYDDMVFEDFVISGIVIGDTIRKATTDVDVENPQLGRYILEAVDETDRWIKNNTNLGIVMMITPIAAAAAISDDFDEIRPNIVKLMANTSVDDACDLYDAINIADAGGMGDQDEYDVASDNAKNELRENKQTMYDVLKISAPWDMLAREMTFDMPAVFEIGYPTYHKLKEEKSLNDACVLTFLTILSQVPDTLISRKYGSDEAMKISLMTRDLLKLKDADDFDVKLQEFDDYLFENHYNPGTTADLTAASIFVSNLKTHF
- a CDS encoding GNAT family N-acetyltransferase, producing MGENNINIRLESEKDYLEVENLVRDAFWNVYRPGAFEHYIVHNLRDDDSFIADLAYVIECDGQIIGHINYSKGFLDYGDEKRDAVVLGPVAIHKDYQKRGLGSCLIEYTLGLAESKGIPFVFVIGDESYYHRFGFVSASGYDIYLDGTDTSQDCPFFMIKVFDESKILNKRTIFHNPQVFDVNADDADEFDKNFEYRQKLVLDAQLE
- a CDS encoding exodeoxyribonuclease III encodes the protein MTIKLVSWNVNGIRAVSKKEEFWDWFENTDADIINFQEVRATKKDIPKRLANLEDCESHFIEAEKKGYSGVGTYSKIKTVNVTNGLGIEEFDSEGRVLKIEYDDFILYNIYFPNSGMNAKRLDFKVAFCDALLAELKELKAQGKNLVITGDYNIAHHPIDVYNPKNCEGKSGYLPEERAWLDELEKAGFIDTFRMFDEGENNFTWWSYRTRARDRNAGWRLDYFYVNEEIKDNVKSASILSDIYGSDHCPVTLELDF
- the pheS gene encoding phenylalanine--tRNA ligase subunit alpha, with product MSEDIEKTINELHIYEKMLLKELEANPQAAPEDIAENTGMDIKSVMSAAGSLASKDIIEVDKKVEETYSLTEDGLKYAEEGLPERKILDVLASKKRIDMKDLADEAGIDKKETGIAIGWLRRKKWAQIDKGVVNITDFGNDFVSKMDVDEKVLEYLKANADGVKLFTDDLLEGFNKLTGRKNILNIKKEASHSFKILPKGEEILNHGFIIQKQATQLTHQQLKDGEWKSLQYRPYDINAEAPVIFAGKKHPLRVIIDEIREIFLNMGFSEDNGEYVESAFWNFDSLFQPQDHAAREMQDTFYLKNPLTCDLPDEELVKLTAETHETGGGTGSIGWQYDWSEDIARQSVLRTHTTGISTKHLYEHEPPIKMFSVGRVFRRETFDYKHLPEFHQVEGLVCDENISYQNLLGTLKEFYKKLGFEVRFRPAYFPYTYLSTETEIYLEEKESWIELGGAGMFRPEVLKPLGINQPALAFGLGIERLAMIRYDVSDIRMLYKSDIKWLRELKLDDGVKL
- a CDS encoding MATE family efflux transporter gives rise to the protein MEKTEDIDLIVNHPKKAINKLAIPIIISNLFMVLNNIIDGIWVAGLGAGPLAAVGFVTPVFLAFVGFANGLGAGANSLIARYIGAEKYEDAGNSAIHSIILSIIVTVIFTAFILVILKDLLIRMGAAEVIGLTLDYGYIVLGGVYSVFIPAMMSAIFRSQGEIKRASYPLMFTAIFNMILDPIFIYVLGWGITGAAIATVIAATLPMIAMIYWMFIKQDSFLQIKLSEYKRDINIYKDILVVGIPASLEQFIISFNSILMNYWLTILVGTIAVAAYTATWRLVAVGIAPLIGIGVASLTVGGAAYGARNYDNMKTALNYGIKLGLISSIVICATFFIFAEPFSYVFSYSADSAMLSERVAEAIRILCFFLLLMPLGVIAGNLFQSMGKGTISLILTILRAFLLEIIFAGLFGFVFNWGDVGIYAGLVCGMAVGSLISYLYINYYLKKHRDYFK